A single window of Synechococcus sp. CBW1004 DNA harbors:
- a CDS encoding glycosyltransferase family 4 protein encodes MPIQLLLSRRPLRFFAERLRWRVERSRMARLTIVSQYHPPDFAATGQFIGDLSSRLAERGLQNLVLTGQPGYAFSREEAERIEFFPNRCIRRTAMSRFWPERIRGRVVNSLLFCLRTLLRLLRQGRRGDLLLFSTEPAYLPIVGWLAHLLTRAPYVVLVYDLYPDIAVSLGVVTADQPIVKLWRLLQAQALECANEIIVLSTTMLSYLRHHYPQVHTPITVIPSWADPERITPLPRAENLFAQRHGLADRFVVLYSGNQGRCHDLTTLIDAAVRLRDRSDILFLIVGAGAQHKSLVEKVQQQGLSHVRFLPYQEADQLPSLLASADLAIVSLLEAAEGQVAPSKLYGHLAAATPVAAICAPHSYLRTELARADCGRAFRSGDSEGLAAFIGELAADPQRAQRLGASGRRYLQATATPAIVVQAYAEVLSRHLPLARKTYAPPLSEELEPLPDPLRDAPLSSQPDLLSRSS; translated from the coding sequence ATGCCAATTCAGCTTCTCCTGTCGCGACGTCCCCTGCGTTTTTTCGCAGAGCGCCTGCGCTGGCGGGTGGAGCGCTCGCGTATGGCCAGGCTGACGATCGTTTCCCAGTACCACCCTCCCGATTTCGCCGCCACCGGCCAGTTCATCGGCGATCTGTCCTCTCGCCTCGCGGAGCGAGGCCTTCAGAATCTCGTGCTCACCGGCCAGCCGGGCTATGCCTTCAGCCGCGAGGAGGCGGAACGCATCGAGTTCTTCCCCAATCGCTGCATCCGTCGTACTGCCATGTCGCGCTTCTGGCCGGAGCGCATCCGCGGCCGTGTCGTCAACAGCCTCCTCTTCTGTCTGCGTACCCTGCTGCGGCTTCTTCGCCAGGGGCGACGCGGAGATCTGCTGTTGTTCAGCACTGAGCCCGCCTATCTGCCGATCGTCGGCTGGCTGGCTCACCTGCTCACCCGGGCACCCTATGTGGTGCTCGTCTACGACCTCTACCCCGATATCGCCGTCTCGCTCGGGGTCGTCACAGCCGACCAACCCATCGTGAAGCTCTGGCGACTGCTCCAGGCCCAGGCTCTCGAGTGCGCCAACGAGATTATCGTTTTGAGCACCACGATGCTGTCGTACCTGCGTCATCACTATCCCCAGGTGCACACCCCCATCACCGTGATTCCCAGCTGGGCGGATCCTGAGCGCATCACGCCGCTCCCCCGGGCGGAGAATCTCTTCGCCCAGCGGCATGGGCTCGCAGATCGCTTCGTGGTGCTCTATTCGGGCAATCAGGGCCGCTGCCACGACCTCACCACGCTCATCGACGCCGCCGTGCGCCTTCGTGATCGCAGCGACATCCTGTTTCTGATCGTGGGCGCCGGCGCCCAGCACAAGTCTCTGGTGGAAAAGGTGCAGCAGCAGGGGCTCAGCCACGTGCGCTTCCTGCCTTATCAGGAGGCCGACCAGCTCCCCTCCCTGCTGGCCTCCGCCGACCTGGCGATCGTCAGCCTTCTGGAGGCCGCCGAGGGCCAGGTGGCCCCCAGCAAGCTGTATGGCCACCTGGCGGCTGCCACCCCGGTGGCAGCGATCTGCGCCCCTCACTCCTATCTGCGCACCGAGCTGGCCCGAGCCGATTGCGGCAGAGCCTTCCGCAGCGGTGACAGCGAGGGCCTTGCCGCCTTCATCGGCGAGCTGGCTGCCGATCCGCAAAGGGCCCAGCGGCTGGGAGCCTCCGGACGTCGCTACCTGCAGGCCACCGCCACTCCTGCGATCGTCGTCCAGGCTTATGCCGAAGTGCTCTCCCGTCACCTCCCCCTCGCTCGCAAGACCTACGCTCCACCCCTGAGCGAGGAGCTCGAGCCGTTGCCCGATCCACTGCGGGATGCGCCGCTGTCTTCCCAGCCAGACTTACTCTCACGTTCCTCCTGA
- a CDS encoding WcaF family extracellular polysaccharide biosynthesis acetyltransferase → MTRQDLASYRTPPDWHPGAPLQIQILWFGLGAPLLAARWLPGSAWRVGLLRCFGARIGSDCRLKPGLRVKFPWRLQVGQACWLAEDAWIDNLSQVTLGDRVCLSQGTYLCTGNHDFRSPAFDLRLGPITIGSDSWIAARAVLSPGTHVGSGAVITLGAVVSGEVPHGAIMRGNPAVQVGDR, encoded by the coding sequence GTGACAAGGCAGGATCTCGCGAGTTACCGCACCCCACCCGACTGGCACCCCGGCGCCCCTCTGCAGATCCAGATCCTCTGGTTCGGCCTCGGTGCTCCCCTGCTGGCGGCCCGCTGGCTGCCAGGCTCCGCCTGGCGGGTGGGCCTCCTGCGCTGCTTCGGTGCCCGGATTGGCAGTGATTGCCGCCTTAAGCCCGGTCTGCGCGTCAAGTTTCCCTGGCGGCTGCAGGTGGGCCAGGCCTGTTGGCTAGCGGAGGATGCCTGGATCGACAATCTCTCCCAGGTCACCCTGGGCGATCGCGTCTGCCTCTCGCAGGGCACCTATCTGTGTACCGGAAACCATGATTTCCGCTCGCCCGCCTTCGACCTGCGCCTCGGCCCGATCACAATCGGTTCCGACAGCTGGATCGCCGCCCGTGCGGTGCTCTCACCCGGTACCCATGTCGGCTCCGGCGCCGTGATCACCCTTGGCGCCGTCGTCAGCGGCGAGGTGCCCCATGGGGCCATCATGCGCGGCAATCCGGCGGTGCAGGTGGGGGATCGGTAG
- a CDS encoding bifunctional 2-polyprenyl-6-hydroxyphenol methylase/3-demethylubiquinol 3-O-methyltransferase UbiG produces the protein MNVMGIDVVIPDYRWTIGTPHTHAYLLQPLQQLLDDHPHSRQVLDLGCGNGALAQQLDQWGYRVVGVDPSASGITASRQRNPEMRFHQATATPAEIKALGLGPFDVVVSTEVVEHCYAPRLWAASAFAALRPGGLLIASTPYHGYLKNLTLAITGKLENHFTALWDGGHIKFWSRRTLSRLLQEAGFEVVAFRGAGRVPWLWKSMLIAARKPLV, from the coding sequence ATGAACGTCATGGGCATTGATGTTGTCATTCCCGATTACAGATGGACAATAGGTACCCCCCACACCCATGCCTATCTTCTACAGCCGCTGCAACAGCTGCTTGATGATCACCCGCACTCTCGTCAGGTGCTCGATCTCGGCTGCGGTAACGGAGCCCTCGCCCAGCAACTTGATCAATGGGGCTACAGAGTGGTTGGAGTCGACCCGAGTGCCAGCGGTATCACGGCTTCCCGCCAGCGCAACCCAGAGATGCGGTTTCACCAGGCCACGGCCACACCCGCTGAGATCAAGGCCCTGGGGCTCGGCCCCTTCGACGTGGTGGTGAGCACCGAAGTGGTCGAGCATTGCTATGCGCCGCGACTGTGGGCAGCCTCAGCATTCGCAGCTCTCCGCCCCGGCGGTTTGTTGATCGCCTCCACCCCTTACCACGGCTATCTTAAGAACCTGACCCTCGCAATCACCGGTAAGCTTGAAAATCACTTTACTGCGCTCTGGGACGGTGGCCACATCAAGTTCTGGAGTCGCCGCACTCTCTCTCGTCTGCTGCAGGAAGCAGGCTTCGAGGTCGTCGCGTTTCGAGGGGCCGGCCGAGTGCCCTGGCTATGGAAATCGATGCTGATCGCGGCGCGCAAGCCCTTGGTGTGA
- a CDS encoding IS630 family transposase has protein sequence MPSGRPMAPLELSADEASQLQSLAGSRSLPHSIVQRAQIVLACAAGDTNTSVAKRFGVRSATVGKWRQRYLDLGIEGLHDELRSGRPRTYEDDTVAEVINRALQSKPTDGSTHWSARTLAAETGISKSTVHRWLQTFSLQPHRQKSFKLSTDPFFVEKVRDIVGLYLNPPDKAMVLCVDEKTQIQALDRTQPLLPMGLGYVEGVTHDYIRHGTTTLFAALDVATGEVITQCKPRHRHQEFLGFLRQIEKSVPEDLDLHLIVDNYCTHKHAKVRAWLAQRPRFHVHYTPTYASWLNQVERWFGLITQRAIRRGSFSSVKELIARIEQFVAAYNTTKAPFNWTATADSILEKLQRLCAQISGTAH, from the coding sequence ATGCCAAGCGGGCGCCCCATGGCTCCTCTGGAGCTGTCGGCTGATGAGGCCAGCCAGCTCCAGAGCCTGGCTGGATCAAGGTCCTTGCCCCATTCGATCGTTCAGCGGGCGCAGATCGTCCTGGCCTGCGCAGCTGGTGACACCAACACCTCAGTTGCCAAGCGATTTGGCGTTCGCAGCGCAACGGTGGGCAAATGGCGGCAGCGCTACCTCGATCTGGGGATCGAGGGGCTGCACGACGAGCTCCGTTCAGGCCGCCCGCGGACCTATGAGGACGACACGGTGGCGGAGGTGATCAACCGAGCCCTGCAGAGCAAGCCAACCGATGGCAGCACGCACTGGAGCGCTCGGACTTTGGCCGCAGAAACAGGGATCTCCAAGTCCACGGTTCACCGCTGGCTGCAGACCTTCTCGCTCCAGCCCCACCGGCAGAAATCGTTCAAGCTCTCCACCGATCCGTTCTTTGTGGAGAAGGTTCGGGACATCGTTGGCCTGTACCTGAACCCGCCCGACAAGGCGATGGTGCTCTGCGTCGACGAGAAGACGCAGATCCAGGCCCTCGACCGCACCCAACCGCTGCTGCCCATGGGGCTGGGCTACGTGGAGGGTGTGACGCATGACTACATCCGCCACGGCACCACGACCCTGTTTGCCGCGCTGGACGTGGCGACCGGTGAGGTAATCACTCAGTGCAAACCCCGGCACCGCCACCAGGAGTTCCTGGGGTTCCTCAGGCAGATCGAGAAGTCCGTCCCCGAGGATCTGGACCTGCACTTGATCGTGGACAACTACTGCACCCACAAGCACGCCAAGGTGCGTGCCTGGCTGGCCCAGCGTCCCCGTTTCCACGTCCACTACACCCCCACCTACGCCTCCTGGCTCAACCAGGTGGAGCGCTGGTTTGGACTGATCACCCAGCGGGCAATCCGGCGCGGCAGCTTCTCCAGCGTCAAAGAGCTGATCGCCAGGATCGAGCAGTTTGTGGCCGCCTACAACACGACCAAGGCCCCGTTCAACTGGACGGCGACAGCTGACTCAATCCTGGAGAAGCTCCAGCGGCTTTGTGCGCAAATCTCTGGGACGGCACACTAG
- a CDS encoding glycosyltransferase, whose product MAEALNQVTPLILTFNEEANIGRTLEGLRWARRIVVVDSGSSDRTLEILAQCPQVEVVQRPFDSFARQCNFGLGLITTPWCLSLDADHGITSAFTSVPSQRFAHKAAGASPGLSQLSPSS is encoded by the coding sequence ATGGCTGAGGCACTTAATCAAGTCACCCCGTTGATCCTCACCTTCAACGAGGAGGCCAACATCGGCCGCACCCTCGAGGGCCTCCGCTGGGCTCGTCGGATCGTGGTGGTTGACAGCGGCAGCAGCGACCGCACCCTTGAGATCCTGGCGCAGTGCCCTCAGGTGGAGGTGGTGCAGCGCCCATTCGACTCCTTCGCCCGCCAGTGCAATTTCGGCCTTGGGCTGATCACCACCCCCTGGTGCCTCAGCCTCGATGCCGATCACGGCATTACGTCCGCCTTCACTAGTGTGCCGTCCCAGAGATTTGCGCACAAAGCCGCTGGAGCTTCTCCAGGATTGAGTCAGCTGTCGCCGTCCAGTTGA
- a CDS encoding glycosyltransferase family 4 protein yields MSPAPLRALISTIQPSNGGVPAKTRWLVEQLAALGISSTLAWYEPWSCSPELSVPLWRVLYGRRPGRRHEPVWPQVPGEAVGAWLPELEFSHYWETRPWRRLIASADLHLVTTGNPLCAYRYLRAAVPFLAWVGTPWHGDRDARLRTFPWHRRLLDRSLNAPVLRRMERRVLRAPQGRILTISQHTAGELAQISGRNTDGVLYLPPDPALYRPQPEARVSWRLGFAGRYGDPRKQLGLLLDAVALLHRQGHPVQLELTGERQGLRLIADAVQLRGLNDAVHCHPYLSQAQLADVMQRWDLFVIPSHQEGLCISALEAMACGVPVVSTRCGGPEDFVIPDRTGQLVPHEAPALASAIAAICSQPDRRQRLSEGALAWMAANADANQARRRLHHHLRACFPALRDLDG; encoded by the coding sequence ATGTCTCCGGCCCCCTTGCGAGCCCTGATCAGCACCATCCAGCCCTCCAATGGGGGAGTGCCGGCCAAAACCCGCTGGCTGGTGGAGCAGCTGGCGGCTCTCGGCATCTCCAGCACCCTCGCCTGGTACGAGCCATGGAGCTGCAGCCCGGAGCTTTCGGTGCCGTTGTGGCGTGTGCTCTACGGTCGGCGTCCCGGGAGACGCCACGAGCCGGTGTGGCCGCAGGTTCCAGGTGAAGCTGTCGGAGCCTGGCTGCCGGAGCTGGAATTCAGCCACTACTGGGAGACACGCCCCTGGCGCCGCCTCATCGCCTCGGCGGATCTGCATCTGGTCACCACTGGCAATCCCCTCTGCGCCTATCGCTACCTGAGGGCGGCGGTGCCCTTTCTGGCCTGGGTGGGCACCCCCTGGCACGGTGATCGGGATGCACGCCTGCGCACGTTTCCCTGGCATCGCCGCCTCCTCGACCGCAGCCTCAACGCACCGGTGCTCCGTCGCATGGAACGCCGGGTGTTGCGCGCGCCTCAGGGGCGGATTCTCACGATCAGCCAGCACACCGCTGGCGAGCTGGCCCAGATCTCAGGCCGCAACACCGATGGGGTGCTGTATCTGCCTCCCGATCCTGCCCTGTATCGCCCCCAGCCGGAGGCCCGGGTGTCCTGGCGCCTTGGCTTTGCGGGGCGCTATGGCGATCCGCGCAAGCAGCTGGGCCTGCTGCTGGATGCCGTGGCCCTGCTGCATCGGCAAGGCCATCCGGTGCAGCTCGAGCTCACCGGCGAGCGTCAGGGCCTGCGGCTGATCGCTGACGCTGTTCAGCTTCGCGGTCTGAACGACGCGGTGCACTGTCACCCCTATCTGAGTCAGGCCCAACTGGCTGACGTGATGCAGCGCTGGGATCTGTTCGTGATTCCCTCCCACCAGGAGGGGCTCTGCATTTCGGCGCTCGAAGCCATGGCCTGCGGCGTGCCGGTGGTCAGCACCCGCTGCGGTGGCCCGGAGGATTTCGTGATCCCCGATCGCACCGGCCAGCTGGTGCCCCACGAGGCTCCGGCCCTCGCATCGGCGATCGCCGCCATCTGCAGCCAGCCCGACCGGCGGCAACGCCTCAGCGAAGGAGCCCTGGCCTGGATGGCCGCCAATGCCGATGCCAACCAGGCCCGCCGTCGTCTTCACCATCACCTGCGTGCCTGCTTCCCCGCCTTGCGAGACCTGGATGGCTGA
- a CDS encoding ABC transporter ATP-binding protein — protein sequence MTAQGVSSHEGRWRASQSFALLRRLLRRLPRAQQRQLQALAPSAVLVAALDLSLIVLIARLVGVLGLGGGQPLQKLVLAVITLGWSVSLLKAGLRLWQYRLGGQIWQQLSNGMLERLLNQPYLFHLNRSRAELSTRLLQQLSQVSRLVVLPAVLSIGSAATVLLLVAGLLWLAGPIALLLMLLVAGLYGLLVLLLRQPLRQLQERQMQAEVAATTEIQEALAAIRSVLLEGAQPQVLERFGRLAHQIEQSLALSEALPQLPRLVVEPAGLTGVLLLLLIPEIRSTGASTLPWLALMTVAMLRLAQPLQELSRALNQLQGSVPLLRECLALLELPLQEPMTSGALPARLTVLATPRAEPEAGMEARQRQKSGRDRLQQRGSETWPDSKPQWRRLQLLDVHLRYPGPNDWILRGLNLEIRRGERLGLVGASGSGKSTLAGVILGLLEPQEGQLLLDGQPLEGARRRHWQRQCAEVSQPIRLRHGSLADNLWGWQEPGEDRRLWDVLAEVGLMELVRRLPHGLQTELGDEALHLSGGQRQRLALARALLRRPGLLVLDEATSGLDQAGESALLADLESTTAGSSVLVIAHREITMRRCPRLALLHGGEILTEGPFEELLQDGVRLQELLARRPNASSGR from the coding sequence ATGACTGCACAGGGGGTGAGCAGCCACGAAGGACGCTGGCGAGCCTCGCAGAGTTTTGCTCTGCTGCGGCGTCTCCTGCGCAGGTTGCCCCGGGCTCAGCAGCGGCAGCTGCAGGCTCTGGCCCCTAGTGCCGTGCTGGTGGCGGCTCTGGATCTCAGCCTGATCGTGCTGATCGCGCGGCTGGTGGGGGTGCTCGGCCTCGGTGGCGGCCAGCCCCTGCAGAAGCTGGTACTGGCGGTGATCACCCTGGGCTGGAGCGTGTCGCTGCTCAAGGCGGGGCTGCGGTTGTGGCAGTACCGGCTCGGTGGGCAGATCTGGCAGCAGCTGAGCAACGGCATGCTGGAGCGGCTGCTGAATCAGCCGTATCTGTTTCACCTGAACCGGAGCCGTGCCGAGCTGAGCACCCGGCTGCTTCAGCAGTTGTCGCAGGTCAGCCGCCTGGTGGTTCTGCCGGCGGTGCTTTCGATCGGCAGCGCCGCCACGGTGCTGTTGCTGGTGGCCGGGCTGCTGTGGCTGGCCGGTCCGATAGCGCTGTTGCTGATGCTGTTGGTGGCAGGCCTGTATGGCCTGTTGGTGCTGCTGTTGCGCCAACCGCTGAGGCAGCTGCAGGAGCGACAAATGCAGGCGGAGGTGGCCGCCACAACCGAAATCCAGGAGGCTCTGGCCGCGATTCGCAGCGTGCTGCTGGAAGGGGCGCAGCCACAGGTGCTCGAGCGATTCGGACGCCTCGCCCACCAGATCGAGCAGAGCCTGGCCCTGAGCGAGGCGCTACCGCAGCTACCGAGGCTGGTGGTGGAGCCGGCGGGACTCACCGGTGTGCTGCTGCTGCTGCTGATCCCGGAGATCCGCAGCACCGGTGCGAGCACGCTGCCCTGGCTGGCGCTGATGACGGTAGCGATGCTGCGACTGGCCCAACCCTTGCAGGAACTTTCAAGAGCTCTCAACCAGTTGCAGGGGAGCGTGCCCCTGTTGCGGGAGTGCCTGGCCCTGCTCGAGCTTCCACTGCAGGAACCGATGACCTCTGGTGCGTTGCCTGCCCGTCTGACCGTGCTTGCAACACCCAGAGCTGAACCTGAGGCAGGCATGGAGGCGAGGCAGCGCCAGAAATCCGGAAGGGACAGGCTGCAGCAGAGAGGATCAGAGACATGGCCCGACTCCAAACCTCAATGGCGTCGACTGCAGCTGTTGGATGTGCACCTGCGCTATCCGGGCCCGAACGACTGGATTCTGCGGGGACTCAACCTTGAGATCCGCCGGGGGGAACGGCTGGGCCTGGTGGGTGCCAGTGGGAGCGGCAAGAGCACGCTGGCTGGAGTGATTCTCGGACTTCTGGAGCCACAAGAAGGACAACTCCTGCTGGATGGCCAACCACTGGAGGGAGCCAGGCGGCGCCACTGGCAAAGGCAATGCGCCGAAGTCAGTCAGCCGATTCGGCTCCGACACGGCAGCCTGGCAGACAACCTCTGGGGCTGGCAGGAACCCGGCGAGGACAGACGGTTGTGGGATGTATTGGCAGAGGTCGGTCTAATGGAGCTTGTGCGCCGACTTCCCCATGGTTTACAGACGGAGCTGGGCGATGAAGCCCTGCATCTCAGCGGAGGCCAACGCCAGCGGCTTGCCTTGGCCCGGGCCTTGCTGCGCCGGCCTGGTCTGCTCGTGCTGGATGAAGCCACCAGTGGCCTCGACCAGGCCGGGGAATCGGCGCTACTTGCAGACCTGGAGTCCACCACAGCTGGAAGCAGTGTGTTGGTGATCGCCCATCGGGAAATCACCATGCGACGCTGTCCGCGGCTCGCCTTGCTGCACGGCGGCGAGATCCTGACCGAAGGCCCATTTGAGGAGCTTCTGCAAGACGGCGTGAGGCTGCAGGAATTGCTGGCCCGCAGACCGAATGCATCGTCTGGCAGATAA
- a CDS encoding glycosyltransferase, giving the protein MASELSFIGCDVSILTTNDDGPGLDTSLPHGHWSERNGVPVLAFNRWSPPLQPLREYAVSPALNRWLAAHLRDYDLLHVHAMFSWPSTSAMAQARRAGVPYVVSTIGQLCRWSLARSPRRKQLLLRLIERRNLEGAAALHFTTEAEREEAADLGLGSPSFVLPLGVLPPSSPTNAPNQTPAAGLRDPLIGPVFLFLSRLHPKKQLEMLLEALALLQQRQPEAAWQLQIAGTGEPSYLNTLHRQAAALGLAGRCRWLGFLEGEAKWQALRRADWFVLPSASENFGIAAIEALAAGTPTILSPGVAVSEAIAAAQAGHVCDSEPLALSQALEAALAGPPAAMRAAALDLATRAYSWPAIAMRLEETYLSILSGERPLRSASAIEDGAEIARPAPTP; this is encoded by the coding sequence ATGGCTTCGGAGCTGAGCTTTATTGGGTGTGATGTCAGTATTCTCACCACCAACGACGATGGCCCGGGCTTAGACACATCCCTTCCGCATGGCCACTGGTCTGAACGCAATGGCGTGCCGGTGTTGGCCTTCAACCGCTGGAGCCCGCCGCTGCAACCCCTGCGCGAGTATGCCGTCAGCCCGGCGCTCAATCGATGGCTGGCCGCCCACCTGCGGGACTACGACCTGCTGCACGTGCATGCCATGTTCTCGTGGCCGTCTACTTCGGCAATGGCTCAGGCCCGCCGAGCTGGAGTTCCTTACGTGGTCAGCACCATCGGCCAGTTGTGTCGCTGGAGCCTGGCCCGCAGCCCGCGGCGCAAGCAGCTCCTGCTGCGCCTGATCGAGCGTCGCAACCTTGAAGGTGCCGCCGCCTTGCACTTCACCACCGAAGCAGAGCGCGAGGAGGCCGCGGATCTAGGCCTTGGAAGCCCCAGCTTCGTGTTGCCGCTGGGTGTACTGCCGCCTTCCTCGCCGACCAACGCCCCCAATCAGACACCAGCTGCCGGCCTTCGTGATCCCCTGATAGGGCCGGTGTTTCTGTTTCTCTCACGCCTGCATCCCAAGAAGCAGCTGGAGATGCTGCTGGAGGCCCTAGCCCTCCTGCAACAGCGTCAGCCCGAGGCTGCCTGGCAGCTTCAGATTGCGGGCACTGGTGAGCCCTCCTATCTCAACACCCTGCACAGGCAGGCTGCAGCTCTCGGCCTTGCCGGCCGCTGCCGGTGGCTGGGCTTCCTGGAGGGTGAGGCCAAATGGCAGGCCCTGCGCCGGGCCGACTGGTTCGTCCTGCCCTCTGCCTCGGAAAACTTCGGAATTGCTGCCATCGAGGCCCTGGCTGCAGGTACGCCCACGATTCTCAGTCCAGGTGTGGCCGTGTCCGAGGCCATTGCCGCTGCCCAGGCAGGGCATGTCTGCGACAGCGAGCCTCTCGCGCTCAGCCAGGCGCTGGAGGCGGCCCTGGCGGGCCCGCCAGCGGCAATGCGAGCCGCCGCCCTTGACCTCGCCACCCGTGCCTACAGTTGGCCAGCCATCGCCATGAGGCTGGAAGAAACCTACCTTTCCATCCTCTCAGGCGAGAGACCTCTCCGCTCTGCCTCAGCCATCGAGGATGGCGCCGAGATTGCAAGACCAGCGCCGACGCCGTGA
- a CDS encoding IS5 family transposase, whose product MAAPLQLGFTDYEQTYAKKKTRRQRFLDEMEATVPWDPFLALISPVYHRPSAKGGRPPFPLEVMLRIHLLQQWFTLSDPLMEEMLIDTPCFRRFAGIDMVEDRIPDETTILNFRHLLEENRIAEQILETVNQSLREKGVMLKEGTILDATIINAPSSTKNKTGERDPEMHSVAKGNQWFFGMRCHIGVDAASGLVHSVVSTAANVHELNTAPDRVHGEERVIYGDSGHIGIEKREAFKDCEAEMRIAMKPGQRRVLPDTPEGRLLDLMEAAKAHVRAKVEHPFRIIKCQFGFRKVFYRGIRKNNLKLTMLFALANLWMVRERCPSTA is encoded by the coding sequence ATGGCGGCCCCCCTCCAGTTGGGTTTCACGGACTACGAGCAGACCTACGCCAAGAAGAAAACGCGCCGGCAGCGCTTCCTCGATGAGATGGAAGCCACAGTGCCCTGGGATCCTTTCCTGGCCTTGATTTCGCCTGTGTACCACAGGCCTTCTGCCAAGGGCGGGCGCCCACCGTTTCCGCTGGAGGTGATGCTGCGCATCCACCTGCTGCAGCAGTGGTTCACGCTTTCCGATCCCTTGATGGAGGAGATGCTGATCGATACCCCCTGCTTCCGCCGCTTTGCTGGGATCGACATGGTTGAGGACCGGATCCCTGACGAGACGACGATCCTGAACTTCCGCCACCTCCTGGAAGAGAATCGGATAGCAGAGCAGATCCTGGAGACGGTGAACCAGAGCCTGCGGGAGAAGGGCGTGATGCTTAAGGAGGGCACGATCCTCGATGCCACAATCATCAACGCTCCCAGTTCAACCAAGAACAAGACGGGCGAGCGGGATCCTGAAATGCACTCGGTGGCCAAAGGCAACCAGTGGTTCTTTGGGATGCGGTGCCACATCGGTGTGGATGCAGCCTCGGGTCTGGTCCATTCCGTGGTGAGCACGGCTGCCAACGTCCATGAGCTGAACACGGCACCCGATCGCGTCCATGGCGAGGAACGCGTGATCTACGGCGACTCTGGCCACATCGGCATCGAAAAGCGTGAGGCGTTCAAGGACTGCGAAGCAGAGATGCGCATCGCCATGAAGCCCGGACAGCGCCGAGTTCTACCGGACACCCCAGAGGGAAGACTGCTGGATCTGATGGAGGCGGCGAAAGCACATGTCAGGGCAAAGGTGGAGCATCCATTTCGGATCATCAAGTGCCAGTTTGGATTTCGGAAGGTCTTCTACCGAGGCATCCGCAAGAACAACCTCAAGCTGACGATGCTGTTTGCCCTCGCCAATCTCTGGATGGTGCGCGAACGTTGTCCTTCTACAGCGTAA
- a CDS encoding glycosyltransferase yields the protein MAEFSRLSAEQSFRSLPVACVVERHRLVIIQNCETQFDAPLYADIHSRCLMQLMVIYTQMSSAAAHCDQEISRSPQWDHLTSGSYPVLALPRTNVWALVKLARHLRRQQPDLVVICGYYPRSHLFLAVLLRLMGHRIGLRSDNTLTHTPLHGWRGHLRRMSVGGIQKLFHTWHPVGQQAHAYLRTLSGVERPTYRFAYAVDNDWFAERSDQARQQRSVFLEQQGWPADAYVVLGIMKWTSREDPLTLIAAFQQVLLTQPHARLILIGDGPLRQIVESACDPLGNAVLRPGYVPYSQLPLWYGRTDVFVHPAPDEPWGVSVTEALACGVPVLAAEGVGAAAEVLPSSDCGGIFPNGASDHLASMLIERSSRLTDQQRSACRCAADRWHYRHTIKAFQDALATC from the coding sequence ATGGCTGAGTTTTCTCGCTTGAGTGCTGAGCAGTCCTTTCGTTCGTTGCCGGTAGCGTGCGTGGTTGAGCGTCATCGCCTGGTCATTATCCAGAATTGTGAAACCCAGTTTGATGCACCTTTGTATGCCGATATCCATTCACGGTGCTTGATGCAGCTCATGGTGATCTATACCCAGATGTCTTCCGCTGCTGCTCATTGCGATCAGGAAATCAGCCGATCGCCGCAATGGGACCATCTGACCAGTGGTTCCTATCCCGTGCTTGCCCTGCCTCGCACGAATGTCTGGGCGCTTGTAAAGCTCGCGAGACACTTGCGAAGGCAACAGCCGGATCTCGTAGTGATCTGCGGCTACTACCCCCGCAGCCATCTGTTTCTCGCTGTCCTGCTTCGGCTGATGGGGCATCGCATCGGTCTACGCAGCGACAACACCCTCACCCATACCCCTTTACACGGATGGCGTGGACATCTCCGTCGGATGAGTGTAGGCGGGATTCAAAAGCTGTTTCACACCTGGCATCCTGTGGGCCAACAGGCTCATGCCTATCTCCGCACTCTTTCCGGCGTCGAGCGACCCACCTATCGCTTCGCCTACGCCGTCGATAACGACTGGTTCGCCGAGCGATCCGACCAGGCGCGTCAGCAGCGTTCAGTCTTTCTGGAGCAGCAGGGCTGGCCTGCCGATGCCTACGTGGTACTGGGCATCATGAAATGGACCAGCCGTGAAGACCCCCTGACCTTGATAGCTGCCTTCCAGCAGGTTTTGTTGACCCAACCGCACGCCCGTCTGATTCTCATCGGTGATGGACCACTCCGGCAGATCGTCGAATCCGCCTGCGATCCACTTGGCAATGCGGTTCTCAGGCCCGGCTATGTGCCCTACTCCCAGCTACCGCTTTGGTATGGCCGCACCGATGTGTTCGTCCATCCGGCGCCGGATGAGCCGTGGGGAGTCTCCGTCACGGAAGCCCTCGCCTGCGGCGTGCCGGTCCTTGCGGCCGAGGGGGTGGGTGCCGCCGCCGAAGTGCTCCCATCCTCTGATTGCGGTGGAATCTTCCCGAATGGAGCTTCCGATCACCTGGCTTCCATGCTGATCGAACGATCCAGCAGGCTCACCGATCAGCAGCGCTCAGCCTGCCGCTGCGCAGCAGATCGTTGGCACTACCGGCACACCATCAAGGCTTTTCAGGATGCGCTGGCGACGTGTTGA